A genomic region of Spodoptera frugiperda isolate SF20-4 chromosome 31, AGI-APGP_CSIRO_Sfru_2.0, whole genome shotgun sequence contains the following coding sequences:
- the LOC118276011 gene encoding uncharacterized protein LOC118276011 isoform X1, whose amino-acid sequence MERYVVTRRSKHKADGFLTKCRRKYSVLRKRSWITSGFDLNNASYVINRRYSRDKMSPVCHNFVQNAWKKDFCSNCFKSREEHVKQERTTDGGKYLATPFQNRGTYFKKAPPSILKIHPKKKNKRNVTFPEEVCSVIGFGGDDWSDGEEFEMSEETEDEDPFPDTEEERELHRITKSNTDFNTVKANLLADSAAKSYTSLLLGKMQTDSDGKKKTLLVSVTPFGQDSKPSHKSHVRKPAVIHVSEASVEETCNSYKTNIILSSYKETETIISADSTSGTICTEKSLLEEISETLEQNRMTNGNDVRLSPKNSSKPTVVDEKIKESMQDEPEKKEMCEIKKNGIVRQSPLQKTHERPKVNLGRSEFKFCKINIESSSVDSAVSTLNSTANNSLASDDESFSGRTDSDNDDSGHFSETLKCEETVKIKVFNEGDKNIKMSPIGQLRKVDGQANSGYSTFQSPIIDMPPILPKQPDNIFSAEASRELAGEPDGRADPDDATEAPALPKSPIPTLDPRPSFLHGMITDILPAHKPALPEKPKLPVKPVIKQTTKKSVITTNQQQITMFMHSKKEDDDKIIGVLNEEKNNEITEVHEDKPEPIYYAQPVLTKEDSDTSLNSIGKRKAPTPPSSPTVEEYPSIYQRNTTGFQKSDAPIVRELEKRERAIGSAVNKQTRPAEEPIEIKKAEGTPEPAPRRNISLSHDNLLLDEKRKGKLKFSIKKLLRIGSSKDLDKKELTVAAVTKMTSKTEEIYDLTPKPKPRLVIIHPLDMNGSNGVEVVKSNCEIAGNLRRLSHDDVSSIYSGSSSATEPDIPKVVNKPPPPPRQSSEEHKTVSGVPKPARPPPPKSAALQKKQKQQAWSTAPKQADSIYANLGEIRSALAPRKPERTASMREREARLELPKRRTQIDDDKDDLDDGPQELVQATNEPVINSYDDVYNSSKYDEETCDSAKNSDSDYEYVHHARSSSPECDSAIKPRESDSQIEARKSEDSSTEYPKYNNGIFNRTSLPYCGSETESEIYSPYSFYSSNDNMDSTGNEDYQNEMTPKTTTNKLRVRKGRSVVHRNLEDNYGAVVIANHEALAQVLEQVQQSATMQPSLRGLKACTNLRWNDFAIQQPKPSPVKAGKRFFYPAIWNSNQGPVNVTLMLYKEQMASQMVCQQSVQPQTLSLNAITEFCDLVPLQQFGEEGEDLVQATIVVLAHAQVDTIHSYGENLHAAEGLTTKEHQLVQTEQIHEAIFMMLQMINGLKCLQARGVEEIPESLTSFIALKEVQPLVSHGSTLTLPSPDDRLNSLWAPKTNSYGRLCILQGLSDETNSKATDEGHLNSLCKCAIKATEILLPGEKLTPLLKEILHEERAVSLNQAKSVLEFMLWGPLDVVQGVPVEERELSLQRWLDLERATVLHGLVRTRVQLNVFEQLHLMFLVRSTAKAMCDASVLLEKANVY is encoded by the exons AGGTGATGACTGGTCTGATGGAGAAGAATTCGAAATGTCAGAAGAGACTGAAGATGAGGACCCGTTCCCAGACACAGAAGAAGAAAGAGAACTTCACAGAATCACTAAATCCAACACGGATTTCAACACTGTGAAAGCTAACTTACTCGCAGATTCAGCAGCTAAGTCCTACACTTCTCTTCTGTTGGGAAAGATGCAAACAGACTCTGATGGCAAAAAGAAGACTCTGTTAGTATCCGTCACACCTTTTGGGCAAGACAGCAAGCCTAGCCATAAGTCACACGTCCGCAAACCCGCCGTAATACACGTATCGGAAGCATCAGTCGAAGAAACGTGTAATAgttataaaactaatataatcCTTTCGTCGTATAAGGAAACAGAAACGATCATAAGTGCCGATAGTACTAGTGGAACGATTTGCACTGAGAAATCTTTGCTGGAGGAGATATCAGAAACGTTAGAACAAAATCGGATGACTAACGGTAATGATGTCCGCTTGTCTCCTAAAAATAGCAGTAAACCTACAGTAGTTGATGAGAAAATTAAAGAAAGCATGCAAGATGAACCAGAGAAGAAAGAAATGTGTGAAATCAAAAAGAACGGTATCGTGAGACAGTCGCCATTACAAAAAACTCACGAAAGGCCGAAGGTGAACTTGGGTCGGTCGGAGTTTAAATTCTGTAAGATTAATATTGAGAGCAGCAGTGTTGATTCAGCCGTTAGCACTTTGAACTCTACTGCTAACAACTCGTTAGCCTCAGACGATGAGAGTTTCAGTGGGCGGACAGACTCAGACAATGATGACAGTGGTCACTTTTCGGAAACACTTAAGTGTGAGGAAACCGTTAAAATAAAAGTGTTCAATGAAGGcgacaaaaacataaaaatgtctCCAATTGGACAACTTAGAAAAGTCGATGGACAAGCTAATAGCGGCTATTCTACATTCCAAAGTCCGATCATTGACATGCCTCCAATATTACCTAAACAGCCagacaatattttttctgcGGAAGCCAGTCGCGAGTTAGCGGGCGAGCCGGACGGCAGGGCCGACCCGGACGATGCCACAGAAGCGCCAGCTTTGCCGAAAAGTCCTATCCCCACCTTAGACCCGCGGCCATCTTTCTTACATGGCATGATAACAGACATATTACCTGCACATAAACCGGCTTTACCAGAAAAACCAAAGCTACCGGTCAAGCCAGTTATCAAACAGACAACAAAAAAAAGTGTAATCACAACAAACCAGCAACAAATTACTATGTTCATGCATTCAAAGAAAGAGgatgatgataaaattattgGAGTATTGAATGAGGAGAAAAATAACGAGATAACAGAAGTGCACGAGGACAAACCTGAACCGATTTACTATGCGCAGCCGGTACTGACTAAAGAAGACAGTGACACGTCGCTCAACAGCATAGGAAAGAGGAAAGCACCAACTCCACCATCATCTCCTACAGTAGAAGAGTACCCTAGCATTTACCAAAGAAACACGACCGGGTTTCAGAAGTCAGATGCACCAATTGTAAGGGAGCTGGAGAAAAGGGAAAGAGCCATTGGATCTGCGGTGAACAAACAAACGCGACCAGCTGAAGAGCCGATTGAGATCAAGAAAGCTGAAGGAACTCCTGAACCAGCACCGCGGAGGAACATTTCTTTGTCCCACGACAACCTTCTGTTGGACGAAAAACGTAAAGGCAAGCTGAAATTCTCAATCAAAAAACTCCTTAGAATAGGGTCATCAAAAGATCTCGACAAAAAAGAGCTTACAGTTGCGGCTGTCACAAAAATGACTAGTAAAACTGAAGAGATATATGACTTGACCCCGAAACCTAAGCCGCGTCTCGTCATCATACATCCATTGGACATGAACGGGTCTAACGGCGTCGAGGTTGTGAAATCAAACTGTGAAATTGCGGGTAATCTGCGGCGTCTGAGTCACGATGACGTGTCTTCAATATACAGTGGTTCTAGTTCTGCTACCGAGCCTGACATTCCGAAGGTGGTGAACAAGCCTCCTCCACCCCCGAGGCAGTCGAGTGAGGAACATAAAACAGTGTCGGGCGTCCCGAAGCCAGCTCGACCTCCGCCACCGAAGTCAGCAGCGTTGCAGAAGAAGCAAAAGCAACAAGCATGGTCAACTGCGCCTAAACAAGCTGACAGTATTTATGCTAATTTAG GAGAAATCAGATCTGCGCTAGCGCCGAGAAAACCGGAACGGACAGCGAGTATGCGCGAGAGAGAAGCGCGTTTGGAGCTACCCAAACGTAGAACTCAGATAGACGACGACAAAGACGATTTAGACGACGGACCCCAGGAGTTGGTGCAAGCGACCAACGAGCCTGTCATAAACAGTTACGATGACGTGTACAACTCGTCCAAATACGACGAAGAAACGTGTGATTCAGCGAAGAACAGCGACAGTGACTATGAATACGTGCACCACGCTAGATCGAGCTCGCCCGAGTGCGACTCTGCCATAAAACCGAGAGAATCCGACTCACAAATAGAAGCCAGGAAGAGTGAAGACAGCAGCACCGAGTACCCTAAATATAACAACGGAATATTTAACAGAACGTCGCTTCCTTATTGTGGAAGTGAGACGGAGTCGGAAATATATTCTCCGTACAGTTTCTACAGCTCGAACGATAACATGGACAGTACAGGGAATGAAGATTATCAGAATGAGATGACTCCAAAAACGACTACAAATAAACTGCGAGTTAGGAAAGGGCGAAGCGTGGTGCATAGAAACCTGGAGGACAATTACGGTGCGGTCGTTATTGCGAATCACGAAGCACTCGCTCAAGTCTTAGAACAG GTTCAACAAAGTGCAACAATGCAACCATCGTTACGAGGTTTGAAAGCATGCACCAACTTAAGGTGGAACGATTTTGCGATCCAACAACCCAAGCCAAGTCCAGTAAAAGCTGGAAAGCGGTTCTTCTACCCAGCGATCTGGAACTCCAACCAGGGTCCTGTGAATGTCACCCTGATGCTGTACAAAGAGCAGATGGCTTCACAGATGGTTTGCCAGCAGTCTGTCCAGCCGCAGACCCTCAGCTTGAACGCCATCACGGAATTCTGTGACTTGGTACCACTTCAGCAGTTCGGAGAGGAAGGCGAAGATTTGGTACAAG CCACAATAGTAGTGCTGGCCCACGCTCAAGTGGACACCATCCACTCCTACGGAGAGAATCTCCACGCAGCCGAAGGTCTGACCACGAAGGAACATCAGCTGGTCCAAACGGAACAGATCCACGAAGCTATCTTCATGATGCTGCAAATGATTAACGGCCTCAAGTGCCTTCAAGCACGAGGAGTGGAGGAGATTCCGGAGTCCTTGACGTCTTTCATCGCCCTGAAGGAGGTGCAGCCACTTGTGTCTCATGGCAGCACATTGACCCTTCCCTCACCTGATGATAGGCTGAACTCCTTGTGGGCGCCGAAAACCAATTCTTACGGAAGACTTTGCATTTTACAAGG ATTGAGCGACGAAACAAACAGCAAAGCGACAGACGAGGGCCATCTCAATTCTCTGTGTAAATGTGCTATAAAAGCGACCGAGATCCTCCTACCAGGAGAGAAGCTAACCCCCCTTCTCAAGGAAATACTTCACGAGGAGCGCGCAGTGTCTCTCAACCAGGCCAAATCTGTGCTGGAGTTCATGCTTTGGGGACCTTTGGATGTCGTCCAGGGTGTCCCAGTTGAGGAGAGGGAACTATCTCTCCAACGATGGCTCGACCTTGAACGAGCCACCGTCCTCCACGGCCTCGTCAGAACCAGAGTCCAACTCAACGTGTTCGAACAACTTCATCTCATGTTCTTAGTTCGTTCCACGGCTAAAGCCATGTGCGATGCCTCCGTGCTCCTCGAAAAAgccaatgtttattaa
- the LOC118276011 gene encoding uncharacterized protein LOC118276011 isoform X2 yields the protein MPQIFFKKVMVVRDRADFENASYVINRRYSRDKMSPVCHNFVQNAWKKDFCSNCFKSREEHVKQERTTDGGKYLATPFQNRGTYFKKAPPSILKIHPKKKNKRNVTFPEEVCSVIGFGGDDWSDGEEFEMSEETEDEDPFPDTEEERELHRITKSNTDFNTVKANLLADSAAKSYTSLLLGKMQTDSDGKKKTLLVSVTPFGQDSKPSHKSHVRKPAVIHVSEASVEETCNSYKTNIILSSYKETETIISADSTSGTICTEKSLLEEISETLEQNRMTNGNDVRLSPKNSSKPTVVDEKIKESMQDEPEKKEMCEIKKNGIVRQSPLQKTHERPKVNLGRSEFKFCKINIESSSVDSAVSTLNSTANNSLASDDESFSGRTDSDNDDSGHFSETLKCEETVKIKVFNEGDKNIKMSPIGQLRKVDGQANSGYSTFQSPIIDMPPILPKQPDNIFSAEASRELAGEPDGRADPDDATEAPALPKSPIPTLDPRPSFLHGMITDILPAHKPALPEKPKLPVKPVIKQTTKKSVITTNQQQITMFMHSKKEDDDKIIGVLNEEKNNEITEVHEDKPEPIYYAQPVLTKEDSDTSLNSIGKRKAPTPPSSPTVEEYPSIYQRNTTGFQKSDAPIVRELEKRERAIGSAVNKQTRPAEEPIEIKKAEGTPEPAPRRNISLSHDNLLLDEKRKGKLKFSIKKLLRIGSSKDLDKKELTVAAVTKMTSKTEEIYDLTPKPKPRLVIIHPLDMNGSNGVEVVKSNCEIAGNLRRLSHDDVSSIYSGSSSATEPDIPKVVNKPPPPPRQSSEEHKTVSGVPKPARPPPPKSAALQKKQKQQAWSTAPKQADSIYANLGEIRSALAPRKPERTASMREREARLELPKRRTQIDDDKDDLDDGPQELVQATNEPVINSYDDVYNSSKYDEETCDSAKNSDSDYEYVHHARSSSPECDSAIKPRESDSQIEARKSEDSSTEYPKYNNGIFNRTSLPYCGSETESEIYSPYSFYSSNDNMDSTGNEDYQNEMTPKTTTNKLRVRKGRSVVHRNLEDNYGAVVIANHEALAQVLEQVQQSATMQPSLRGLKACTNLRWNDFAIQQPKPSPVKAGKRFFYPAIWNSNQGPVNVTLMLYKEQMASQMVCQQSVQPQTLSLNAITEFCDLVPLQQFGEEGEDLVQATIVVLAHAQVDTIHSYGENLHAAEGLTTKEHQLVQTEQIHEAIFMMLQMINGLKCLQARGVEEIPESLTSFIALKEVQPLVSHGSTLTLPSPDDRLNSLWAPKTNSYGRLCILQGLSDETNSKATDEGHLNSLCKCAIKATEILLPGEKLTPLLKEILHEERAVSLNQAKSVLEFMLWGPLDVVQGVPVEERELSLQRWLDLERATVLHGLVRTRVQLNVFEQLHLMFLVRSTAKAMCDASVLLEKANVY from the exons AGGTGATGACTGGTCTGATGGAGAAGAATTCGAAATGTCAGAAGAGACTGAAGATGAGGACCCGTTCCCAGACACAGAAGAAGAAAGAGAACTTCACAGAATCACTAAATCCAACACGGATTTCAACACTGTGAAAGCTAACTTACTCGCAGATTCAGCAGCTAAGTCCTACACTTCTCTTCTGTTGGGAAAGATGCAAACAGACTCTGATGGCAAAAAGAAGACTCTGTTAGTATCCGTCACACCTTTTGGGCAAGACAGCAAGCCTAGCCATAAGTCACACGTCCGCAAACCCGCCGTAATACACGTATCGGAAGCATCAGTCGAAGAAACGTGTAATAgttataaaactaatataatcCTTTCGTCGTATAAGGAAACAGAAACGATCATAAGTGCCGATAGTACTAGTGGAACGATTTGCACTGAGAAATCTTTGCTGGAGGAGATATCAGAAACGTTAGAACAAAATCGGATGACTAACGGTAATGATGTCCGCTTGTCTCCTAAAAATAGCAGTAAACCTACAGTAGTTGATGAGAAAATTAAAGAAAGCATGCAAGATGAACCAGAGAAGAAAGAAATGTGTGAAATCAAAAAGAACGGTATCGTGAGACAGTCGCCATTACAAAAAACTCACGAAAGGCCGAAGGTGAACTTGGGTCGGTCGGAGTTTAAATTCTGTAAGATTAATATTGAGAGCAGCAGTGTTGATTCAGCCGTTAGCACTTTGAACTCTACTGCTAACAACTCGTTAGCCTCAGACGATGAGAGTTTCAGTGGGCGGACAGACTCAGACAATGATGACAGTGGTCACTTTTCGGAAACACTTAAGTGTGAGGAAACCGTTAAAATAAAAGTGTTCAATGAAGGcgacaaaaacataaaaatgtctCCAATTGGACAACTTAGAAAAGTCGATGGACAAGCTAATAGCGGCTATTCTACATTCCAAAGTCCGATCATTGACATGCCTCCAATATTACCTAAACAGCCagacaatattttttctgcGGAAGCCAGTCGCGAGTTAGCGGGCGAGCCGGACGGCAGGGCCGACCCGGACGATGCCACAGAAGCGCCAGCTTTGCCGAAAAGTCCTATCCCCACCTTAGACCCGCGGCCATCTTTCTTACATGGCATGATAACAGACATATTACCTGCACATAAACCGGCTTTACCAGAAAAACCAAAGCTACCGGTCAAGCCAGTTATCAAACAGACAACAAAAAAAAGTGTAATCACAACAAACCAGCAACAAATTACTATGTTCATGCATTCAAAGAAAGAGgatgatgataaaattattgGAGTATTGAATGAGGAGAAAAATAACGAGATAACAGAAGTGCACGAGGACAAACCTGAACCGATTTACTATGCGCAGCCGGTACTGACTAAAGAAGACAGTGACACGTCGCTCAACAGCATAGGAAAGAGGAAAGCACCAACTCCACCATCATCTCCTACAGTAGAAGAGTACCCTAGCATTTACCAAAGAAACACGACCGGGTTTCAGAAGTCAGATGCACCAATTGTAAGGGAGCTGGAGAAAAGGGAAAGAGCCATTGGATCTGCGGTGAACAAACAAACGCGACCAGCTGAAGAGCCGATTGAGATCAAGAAAGCTGAAGGAACTCCTGAACCAGCACCGCGGAGGAACATTTCTTTGTCCCACGACAACCTTCTGTTGGACGAAAAACGTAAAGGCAAGCTGAAATTCTCAATCAAAAAACTCCTTAGAATAGGGTCATCAAAAGATCTCGACAAAAAAGAGCTTACAGTTGCGGCTGTCACAAAAATGACTAGTAAAACTGAAGAGATATATGACTTGACCCCGAAACCTAAGCCGCGTCTCGTCATCATACATCCATTGGACATGAACGGGTCTAACGGCGTCGAGGTTGTGAAATCAAACTGTGAAATTGCGGGTAATCTGCGGCGTCTGAGTCACGATGACGTGTCTTCAATATACAGTGGTTCTAGTTCTGCTACCGAGCCTGACATTCCGAAGGTGGTGAACAAGCCTCCTCCACCCCCGAGGCAGTCGAGTGAGGAACATAAAACAGTGTCGGGCGTCCCGAAGCCAGCTCGACCTCCGCCACCGAAGTCAGCAGCGTTGCAGAAGAAGCAAAAGCAACAAGCATGGTCAACTGCGCCTAAACAAGCTGACAGTATTTATGCTAATTTAG GAGAAATCAGATCTGCGCTAGCGCCGAGAAAACCGGAACGGACAGCGAGTATGCGCGAGAGAGAAGCGCGTTTGGAGCTACCCAAACGTAGAACTCAGATAGACGACGACAAAGACGATTTAGACGACGGACCCCAGGAGTTGGTGCAAGCGACCAACGAGCCTGTCATAAACAGTTACGATGACGTGTACAACTCGTCCAAATACGACGAAGAAACGTGTGATTCAGCGAAGAACAGCGACAGTGACTATGAATACGTGCACCACGCTAGATCGAGCTCGCCCGAGTGCGACTCTGCCATAAAACCGAGAGAATCCGACTCACAAATAGAAGCCAGGAAGAGTGAAGACAGCAGCACCGAGTACCCTAAATATAACAACGGAATATTTAACAGAACGTCGCTTCCTTATTGTGGAAGTGAGACGGAGTCGGAAATATATTCTCCGTACAGTTTCTACAGCTCGAACGATAACATGGACAGTACAGGGAATGAAGATTATCAGAATGAGATGACTCCAAAAACGACTACAAATAAACTGCGAGTTAGGAAAGGGCGAAGCGTGGTGCATAGAAACCTGGAGGACAATTACGGTGCGGTCGTTATTGCGAATCACGAAGCACTCGCTCAAGTCTTAGAACAG GTTCAACAAAGTGCAACAATGCAACCATCGTTACGAGGTTTGAAAGCATGCACCAACTTAAGGTGGAACGATTTTGCGATCCAACAACCCAAGCCAAGTCCAGTAAAAGCTGGAAAGCGGTTCTTCTACCCAGCGATCTGGAACTCCAACCAGGGTCCTGTGAATGTCACCCTGATGCTGTACAAAGAGCAGATGGCTTCACAGATGGTTTGCCAGCAGTCTGTCCAGCCGCAGACCCTCAGCTTGAACGCCATCACGGAATTCTGTGACTTGGTACCACTTCAGCAGTTCGGAGAGGAAGGCGAAGATTTGGTACAAG CCACAATAGTAGTGCTGGCCCACGCTCAAGTGGACACCATCCACTCCTACGGAGAGAATCTCCACGCAGCCGAAGGTCTGACCACGAAGGAACATCAGCTGGTCCAAACGGAACAGATCCACGAAGCTATCTTCATGATGCTGCAAATGATTAACGGCCTCAAGTGCCTTCAAGCACGAGGAGTGGAGGAGATTCCGGAGTCCTTGACGTCTTTCATCGCCCTGAAGGAGGTGCAGCCACTTGTGTCTCATGGCAGCACATTGACCCTTCCCTCACCTGATGATAGGCTGAACTCCTTGTGGGCGCCGAAAACCAATTCTTACGGAAGACTTTGCATTTTACAAGG ATTGAGCGACGAAACAAACAGCAAAGCGACAGACGAGGGCCATCTCAATTCTCTGTGTAAATGTGCTATAAAAGCGACCGAGATCCTCCTACCAGGAGAGAAGCTAACCCCCCTTCTCAAGGAAATACTTCACGAGGAGCGCGCAGTGTCTCTCAACCAGGCCAAATCTGTGCTGGAGTTCATGCTTTGGGGACCTTTGGATGTCGTCCAGGGTGTCCCAGTTGAGGAGAGGGAACTATCTCTCCAACGATGGCTCGACCTTGAACGAGCCACCGTCCTCCACGGCCTCGTCAGAACCAGAGTCCAACTCAACGTGTTCGAACAACTTCATCTCATGTTCTTAGTTCGTTCCACGGCTAAAGCCATGTGCGATGCCTCCGTGCTCCTCGAAAAAgccaatgtttattaa